In one Streptomyces venezuelae genomic region, the following are encoded:
- a CDS encoding carbohydrate kinase family protein — MRIAVTGSIATDHLMVFPGRFAEQLIKEQLERVSLSFLADRLEVRRGGVGANIAFGLGLLELDPVLIGAAGLDFAEYGTWLREHGVDTTAVQVSDTLHTARFVCTTDQDQNQIATFYAGAMAEAARIDLAAVTARTGPPALVLIGADDPEAMLRHTATAHRLGLPVAADPSQQLARLDREQARRLVDGARWLFTNEYEAALLQERTGWSRPQLLDRVGTWITTLGAGGAALTRAGAQRLHVAAVPTDNITDPTGAGDAFRAGFLAATAWQLPHERAAQLGCALATTVLESVGTQEYKLIPAELINRIDQTYGRGAARAIETRLAPAP; from the coding sequence GTGCGTATCGCCGTGACCGGGTCGATAGCGACCGACCATCTGATGGTGTTCCCCGGCCGCTTCGCCGAGCAGCTGATCAAGGAGCAGCTGGAGCGGGTCTCCCTGTCCTTCCTCGCCGACCGCCTGGAGGTCCGCCGCGGCGGCGTCGGCGCCAACATCGCCTTCGGCCTGGGCCTGCTGGAGCTGGACCCGGTCCTCATCGGCGCCGCGGGCCTGGACTTCGCCGAGTACGGCACCTGGCTGCGCGAACACGGCGTGGACACCACCGCCGTCCAGGTCAGTGACACCCTGCACACCGCCCGCTTCGTGTGCACCACCGACCAGGACCAGAACCAGATCGCCACCTTCTACGCCGGCGCCATGGCCGAGGCCGCCCGCATCGACCTGGCCGCGGTCACCGCCCGCACCGGGCCGCCCGCCCTGGTCCTGATCGGCGCCGACGACCCCGAGGCGATGCTGCGCCACACCGCCACCGCCCACCGCCTGGGCCTGCCGGTGGCCGCCGACCCCTCCCAGCAACTGGCCCGCCTGGACCGCGAGCAGGCCCGCCGGTTGGTGGACGGCGCCCGCTGGCTGTTCACCAACGAGTACGAGGCCGCCCTGCTGCAGGAGCGCACCGGCTGGAGCCGGCCGCAGCTCCTGGACCGCGTCGGCACCTGGATCACCACCCTGGGCGCGGGCGGCGCCGCCCTCACCCGCGCCGGCGCGCAGCGGCTGCACGTGGCGGCCGTGCCCACCGACAACATCACCGACCCCACCGGGGCGGGCGACGCCTTCCGCGCGGGGTTTTTGGCCGCCACCGCCTGGCAGCTGCCGCACGAACGGGCCGCCCAGCTCGGCTGCGCGCTGGCCACCACCGTCCTGGAATCGGTCGGCACCCAGGAGTACAAGCTCATCCCCGCCGAGCTGATCAACCGCATCGACCAGACCTACGGCCGCGGCGCGGCCCGCGCCATCGAGACCCGGCTCGCCCCGGCCCCCTGA